One genomic region from Streptomyces sp. NBC_01431 encodes:
- a CDS encoding aspartate aminotransferase family protein: MTRHLHDRHKAVLPDWLALYYRQPIEITHGEGRHVWDADGNKYLDFFGGILTTMTAHALPEVTKAVAEQAGRIIHSSTLYLDRPMIELAERVAQLSGIPDARVFFTTSGTEANDTALLLATAYRRSNQILAMRNSYHGRSFSAVGITGNHGWSPTSLSPLQTLYVHGGVRARGPYAHLSDSQFIKACVADLEDLLGQTRGAAALIAEPIQGVGGFTSPPDGLYAAFREVLDRHGILWISDEVQTGWGRTGDHFWGWQAHAQSGPPDLLTFAKGIGNGMSIGGVVARAEVMNCLDSNSISTFGGSPVTMAAGLANLTYLLEHDLQGNARRVGGLLIERLRAIAAQLPVVREVRGRGLMAGIELVEPGTDKANPEAAAAVLEAAREGGLLIGKGGGHDTSVLRIAPPLTLTVAEAEEGAAILERALHAV, encoded by the coding sequence GTGACCCGCCACCTCCACGACCGCCACAAGGCCGTCCTGCCCGACTGGCTCGCGCTCTACTACAGGCAGCCCATCGAGATCACCCACGGCGAGGGCCGCCACGTCTGGGACGCCGACGGCAACAAGTACCTCGACTTCTTCGGCGGCATCCTCACCACGATGACCGCCCACGCCCTGCCCGAGGTCACCAAGGCCGTCGCCGAGCAGGCCGGCCGGATCATCCATTCCTCGACGCTCTACCTCGACCGCCCGATGATCGAACTGGCCGAGCGGGTGGCCCAGTTGTCCGGCATCCCCGACGCCCGGGTCTTCTTCACCACCTCCGGCACCGAGGCCAACGACACCGCTCTGCTGCTCGCCACCGCGTACCGGCGTTCCAACCAGATCCTCGCGATGCGCAACAGCTACCACGGCCGCTCCTTCAGCGCCGTGGGCATCACCGGCAACCACGGCTGGTCGCCCACCAGCCTCTCGCCCCTCCAGACGCTGTACGTGCACGGCGGCGTCCGCGCCCGCGGCCCCTACGCCCACCTCAGCGACAGCCAGTTCATCAAGGCCTGCGTCGCCGACCTCGAAGACCTCCTCGGCCAGACCCGCGGCGCGGCCGCGCTGATCGCCGAACCCATCCAGGGCGTCGGCGGGTTCACCTCGCCGCCCGACGGCCTGTACGCCGCGTTCCGCGAGGTCCTGGACCGGCACGGCATCCTGTGGATCAGCGACGAGGTGCAGACCGGCTGGGGCCGCACCGGCGACCACTTCTGGGGCTGGCAGGCGCACGCCCAGAGCGGCCCGCCGGACCTCCTCACCTTCGCCAAGGGCATCGGCAACGGCATGTCCATCGGTGGTGTCGTGGCCCGCGCCGAGGTCATGAACTGCCTTGACTCCAACTCCATTTCGACCTTCGGCGGCTCCCCGGTCACCATGGCCGCAGGCCTCGCCAACCTCACCTACCTCCTCGAACACGACCTCCAGGGCAACGCCCGCCGCGTCGGCGGACTGCTCATCGAGCGGCTGCGCGCCATCGCCGCCCAGCTCCCGGTCGTCCGCGAAGTACGCGGCCGGGGTCTGATGGCCGGCATCGAACTGGTCGAGCCCGGCACCGACAAGGCCAATCCGGAAGCGGCGGCCGCGGTGCTCGAAGCGGCTCGTGAAGGCGGCCTCCTCATCGGCAAGGGCGGCGGCCACGACACCAGCGTGCTGCGCATCGCCCCGCCGCTCACCCTCACCGTCGCGGAGGCCGAGGAAGGCGCGGCGATCCTCGAACGCGCCCTGCACGCCGTGTAG
- a CDS encoding nitrilase-related carbon-nitrogen hydrolase — MANVVRAALVQATWTGDTESMIAKHEEHAREAARQGAKIIGFQEVFNAPYFCQVQEAEHYRWAEPVPDGPTVTRMQELARETGMVIVVPVFEIEGEGFYYNTAAVIDADGSYLGKYRKHHIPQVKGFWEKYYFKPGNLGWPVFDTAVGKVGVYICYDRHFPEGWRQLGLNGAQLVYNPSATSRGLSGYLWQLEQPASAVANEYFIAAINRVGREEYGDNDFYGTSYFVDPRGQFVGETASDKEEELLVRDLDFGLIEEVRQQWAFYRDRRPDAYEGLVKP; from the coding sequence ATGGCCAATGTCGTGCGCGCCGCACTGGTTCAGGCGACCTGGACCGGCGACACCGAATCCATGATCGCCAAGCATGAGGAGCACGCCCGGGAAGCCGCCCGGCAGGGGGCGAAGATCATCGGCTTCCAGGAGGTCTTCAACGCCCCCTACTTCTGCCAGGTGCAGGAGGCCGAGCACTACCGCTGGGCCGAACCCGTCCCGGACGGCCCCACCGTCACCCGGATGCAGGAACTCGCCCGCGAGACCGGCATGGTCATCGTGGTCCCCGTCTTCGAGATCGAGGGGGAGGGCTTCTACTACAACACCGCGGCCGTCATCGACGCCGACGGCAGCTACCTCGGCAAATACCGCAAGCACCACATCCCCCAGGTCAAGGGCTTCTGGGAGAAGTACTACTTCAAGCCGGGCAACCTCGGCTGGCCCGTCTTCGACACGGCCGTCGGCAAGGTCGGCGTCTACATCTGCTACGACCGCCACTTCCCCGAGGGGTGGCGCCAACTCGGCCTCAACGGAGCCCAGTTGGTCTACAACCCGTCGGCCACCTCGCGCGGCCTCTCCGGATACCTCTGGCAGTTGGAACAACCCGCATCCGCCGTCGCCAACGAGTACTTCATCGCGGCCATCAACCGCGTCGGCCGCGAGGAGTACGGCGACAACGACTTCTACGGAACCAGCTACTTCGTGGACCCGCGCGGCCAGTTCGTCGGCGAGACCGCCAGCGACAAGGAGGAGGAACTCCTCGTCAGGGACCTCGACTTCGGCCTCATCGAGGAAGTGCGCCAGCAGTGGGCCTTCTACCGCGACCGCCGTCCCGACGCCTACGAAGGCCTGGTGAAGCCGTGA
- a CDS encoding HAD family hydrolase: protein MDMNTRNQPGARAQRPSAAAFFDVEGTLLAASDLAAVAEPLGLLWHPPVLAALHEHAARGHLVVLVSGASAAELEPVARHLGPDAVLCSRPRAPMRGQGKAYAARDLLRSHGILAARSYAYADEAADLPLLAEVGHPVVVGDDPVLLRHARRGNWNHLPAPAPRR from the coding sequence ATGGACATGAACACCCGCAACCAGCCCGGGGCCCGCGCCCAGCGGCCGTCCGCCGCTGCCTTCTTCGACGTCGAGGGGACGCTGCTCGCCGCGAGCGACCTCGCCGCCGTCGCCGAGCCGCTCGGCCTCCTGTGGCACCCGCCTGTCCTCGCGGCGCTCCACGAGCACGCCGCCCGTGGGCACCTCGTCGTGCTGGTCTCCGGCGCGAGCGCCGCCGAACTCGAACCGGTCGCCCGCCACCTCGGCCCCGACGCCGTGCTCTGCTCCCGGCCGCGGGCCCCCATGCGCGGCCAGGGCAAGGCCTACGCGGCCCGCGACCTGCTGCGCTCGCACGGCATCCTGGCCGCGCGCTCCTACGCCTACGCGGACGAGGCGGCGGACCTGCCGCTGCTCGCCGAGGTCGGACACCCCGTGGTGGTCGGCGACGACCCGGTGCTGCTCCGCCACGCCCGCCGGGGCAACTGGAACCACCTCCCGGCCCCCGCCCCGCGCCGGTGA
- a CDS encoding helix-turn-helix domain-containing protein, with the protein MVRTPLTPEERERGERLGRLLRSARGDRSMTQIALAAGLSAETLRKIETGRAPTPAFFTVSALAAVLGLSMDAIAAACEPPPAVAA; encoded by the coding sequence ATGGTCCGCACCCCCCTCACCCCCGAAGAGCGTGAACGCGGCGAGCGGCTCGGCCGGTTGCTCCGCTCGGCGCGAGGCGACCGCAGCATGACGCAGATCGCTCTGGCGGCGGGCCTGTCCGCCGAGACCCTCCGCAAGATCGAGACGGGCCGCGCCCCGACCCCCGCGTTCTTCACGGTGTCGGCGCTGGCCGCCGTCCTCGGCCTGTCGATGGACGCGATCGCGGCCGCCTGCGAGCCGCCGCCCGCGGTCGCCGCGTGA
- a CDS encoding winged helix-turn-helix transcriptional regulator, translating into MRTAEAPSRLGGPRGKNPRPCSIADALSVVGEKYSLLVLREVFFGVHRFDAIARNTGAPRDILTTRLRGLVDAGVLERTLYSERPPRYEYRATPAGRELRPVLLMSMNWGDRHLAEVPPTVWRHKCGADLDPAVTCRDCGEEVHRRDVTVRFEVAGWSEHGPE; encoded by the coding sequence ATGAGGACCGCGGAGGCGCCGTCGCGCCTCGGGGGCCCTCGGGGCAAGAACCCGCGCCCGTGCTCGATCGCCGACGCCCTCTCGGTGGTCGGCGAGAAGTACTCCCTGCTCGTCCTGCGCGAGGTCTTCTTCGGTGTCCACCGCTTCGACGCGATCGCCCGCAACACCGGCGCCCCGCGCGACATCCTGACCACCCGACTGCGCGGCCTGGTCGACGCGGGCGTCCTGGAGCGCACCCTCTACAGCGAACGCCCGCCCCGCTACGAGTACCGCGCGACCCCGGCCGGCCGGGAGCTGCGTCCGGTCCTGCTGATGTCGATGAACTGGGGCGACCGTCACCTGGCCGAGGTGCCGCCGACGGTGTGGCGCCACAAGTGCGGCGCCGACCTCGACCCGGCGGTGACGTGCCGCGACTGCGGCGAGGAGGTCCACCGCAGGGACGTGACCGTACGGTTCGAGGTGGCGGGGTGGTCGGAGCACGGGCCCGAGTGA
- a CDS encoding glycoside hydrolase family 75 protein, giving the protein MRTRTFAFAAASGAALLAVAALPATARDARRSVAPALSAEGPVSAADLLGKVEGCSQISQGKYRTDAQAAATVPVCGKNGAVFWKADLDIVCDGRTSRACNRKTDPWFQPDTSFHQSDDQPLSAEKLPFVVVPSPGPIWNYASSGIKGGSVAAVIYRNKVVYAVVGDTGPSGITGEASYATAKALGMDPDPKTGGADSGVTYILFKGSEVHPIESHGAAVRLGNRLARRFVANN; this is encoded by the coding sequence TTGCGTACAAGAACGTTCGCCTTCGCCGCCGCCTCCGGTGCCGCCCTGCTCGCCGTGGCGGCGCTCCCCGCCACCGCGCGGGACGCCCGTCGTTCGGTGGCGCCCGCTCTGTCAGCGGAGGGCCCGGTCAGTGCGGCCGACCTCCTGGGCAAGGTGGAAGGCTGTTCTCAGATCTCACAGGGCAAGTACCGCACGGACGCCCAGGCCGCGGCGACCGTTCCGGTCTGCGGCAAGAACGGCGCCGTCTTCTGGAAGGCGGATCTGGACATCGTCTGCGACGGCCGGACCAGCCGGGCCTGCAACAGGAAGACGGACCCCTGGTTCCAGCCCGACACCAGCTTCCACCAGTCCGACGACCAACCGCTGAGCGCGGAGAAGTTGCCCTTCGTGGTGGTGCCGAGCCCCGGCCCCATCTGGAACTACGCTTCGTCCGGCATCAAGGGCGGCTCGGTGGCCGCCGTCATCTACCGCAACAAGGTCGTGTACGCGGTCGTCGGCGACACCGGGCCGAGCGGGATCACAGGAGAGGCCTCGTATGCCACCGCCAAGGCACTTGGCATGGATCCCGACCCGAAGACGGGCGGAGCCGATTCCGGCGTGACGTACATCCTGTTCAAGGGCTCCGAGGTCCATCCGATCGAGAGCCATGGCGCGGCGGTGAGGCTGGGCAACCGACTGGCCCGGCGGTTCGTGGCGAACAACTAG
- the ggt gene encoding gamma-glutamyltransferase — translation MRRPAARSLSLLAVAAAVAASVAAAPPTTAAPPARTPAKVPEAVGYGGVVSSVDADASAAGLEVLKNGGNAVDAAVATAAALGVTEPYSSGIGGGGYFVYYDAASRSVHTVDGRETAPASATSSLFLENGQPLPFADAVTSGLSVGTPGTPATWDKALDSWGSKSLRTLLKPAERIARDGFTVDATFRQQTAANQARFADFPDTARLFLPNGQLPAVGSTFKNPDLARTYEELGRKGVDAVYRGDLGEDIVRTVRKPPVDPKANRKVRSGDLTEKDLRGYAAKFRAPSKVDYRGLDVYGMAPSSSGGTSVGEALNILEHTDLSKASDVQYLHHYIEASRIAFADRGRWVGDPSFENVPTKELLSQRFADSRACLIKDNAVLTSPLAPGDPRHPTACGTSGAAAPTTYEGENTTHLTVADKWGNIVAYTLTIEQTGGSGITVPGRGFLLNNELTDFSFAPASPAVHDPNLPGPGKRPRSSISPTIVLDQHGRPVLALGSPGGATIITTVLQTLINHLDRGMPLVDAIAAPRASQRNAAKTELEPALYGSPLRAQLEALGHSFSLNPEIGAATGVQRLPDGRWLAAAEKVRRGGGSAMVVHPSGKQ, via the coding sequence ATGCGTCGCCCCGCTGCTCGGAGTCTGTCCCTGCTCGCCGTCGCCGCCGCCGTGGCCGCCTCGGTGGCCGCCGCTCCGCCCACGACGGCCGCGCCGCCCGCCCGGACCCCGGCGAAGGTGCCCGAGGCGGTCGGCTACGGGGGAGTGGTGTCGAGTGTCGACGCCGACGCGTCTGCGGCCGGCCTTGAGGTCCTGAAGAACGGCGGCAACGCGGTGGACGCGGCCGTCGCCACCGCCGCGGCGCTCGGCGTCACCGAGCCGTACTCCTCGGGCATCGGTGGTGGCGGCTACTTCGTCTACTACGACGCGGCGAGCCGCTCCGTGCACACCGTCGACGGCCGGGAAACCGCCCCCGCTTCCGCGACGTCGTCGCTCTTCCTGGAGAACGGGCAGCCGCTGCCGTTCGCGGACGCGGTGACCAGCGGGCTGAGCGTCGGCACTCCCGGCACCCCCGCCACCTGGGACAAGGCGCTCGACAGCTGGGGCAGCAAGTCGCTGCGCACGCTCCTGAAGCCCGCGGAGCGGATCGCGCGCGACGGCTTCACCGTCGACGCCACCTTCCGCCAGCAGACCGCGGCCAACCAGGCCCGGTTCGCCGACTTCCCCGACACGGCCCGGCTGTTCCTGCCGAACGGGCAGCTCCCGGCGGTCGGATCCACCTTCAAGAACCCCGATCTGGCGCGCACCTACGAGGAGTTGGGCCGCAAGGGCGTCGACGCGGTCTACCGGGGCGACCTCGGCGAGGACATCGTGCGGACCGTCCGCAAACCGCCGGTCGATCCCAAGGCGAACCGCAAGGTACGCAGCGGCGACCTGACCGAGAAGGACCTGCGCGGCTACGCGGCGAAGTTCCGGGCCCCCAGCAAGGTCGACTACCGGGGCCTGGACGTCTACGGCATGGCGCCGTCGTCGTCGGGCGGCACCTCGGTCGGTGAGGCGCTCAACATCCTGGAGCACACCGACCTCTCCAAGGCCTCGGACGTCCAGTACCTCCACCACTACATCGAGGCGAGCCGGATCGCGTTCGCGGACCGGGGCCGCTGGGTGGGCGACCCGTCCTTCGAGAACGTGCCCACCAAGGAACTGCTGTCCCAGCGGTTCGCCGACTCGCGGGCCTGCCTGATCAAGGACAACGCGGTCCTCACCAGTCCGCTCGCGCCCGGCGACCCCCGCCATCCCACGGCGTGCGGAACGTCGGGCGCCGCGGCCCCGACCACGTACGAGGGTGAGAACACCACGCACCTGACGGTCGCCGACAAGTGGGGCAACATCGTCGCGTACACGCTCACCATCGAACAGACCGGCGGTAGCGGCATCACCGTGCCAGGCCGGGGCTTCCTGCTCAACAACGAGCTGACCGACTTCTCCTTCGCCCCCGCGAGCCCCGCCGTCCACGACCCGAACCTGCCGGGCCCGGGGAAGCGGCCGCGCTCCTCCATCTCGCCGACGATCGTCCTCGACCAGCACGGCAGGCCGGTGCTCGCGCTCGGCTCGCCGGGCGGCGCGACCATCATCACCACCGTCCTGCAAACGCTCATCAACCACCTCGACCGGGGCATGCCGCTGGTCGACGCGATCGCCGCGCCGCGTGCCAGCCAGCGCAACGCGGCGAAGACCGAACTCGAACCCGCCCTCTACGGCAGTCCGCTGCGCGCCCAGTTGGAGGCGCTGGGGCACTCGTTCTCGCTGAACCCGGAGATCGGCGCGGCGACCGGGGTGCAGCGCCTGCCCGACGGACGCTGGCTGGCCGCGGCCGAGAAGGTGCGGCGCGGCGGCGGCTCGGCGATGGTGGTCCATCCGAGTGGAAAGCAGTAG
- a CDS encoding cytochrome P450 yields MADPGDGVPDVFDPRRYAAGPPYAAYRELRDHHPVARQAEPEVLGWPAGPGFWAVTRHADVVRVLKESGTFSSALGATQIRDPAPADLPFIRRMMLNQDPGPGSRRRSGGGGAPHDHGTLRRLVSRAFTPGRIERFEALVRERARALLSGARDGAEDGVFDLVADVTDDYALLNLTDLLGVPPGDRGLLLEWTERVIAYQDPDESPVLGPDGRPVNPRSPAMLAEMFAYAQQLAAYKRERPGDDVMTSLAHSELADAELEMFFFLLTVAGNDTVRSAAPGGFLALAEHPDQQAVLMNRQVVVDTAVEELLRWHPPVLSFRRTAACDTAIAGQAVAAGDKVVVFHASANRDERVFADPDRLDLGRAPNPHVSFGDGPHVCLGAHFARLQLRVLHEEALRILPRTELAAPPRRLVSNFINGVKSLPLSMS; encoded by the coding sequence ATGGCTGACCCGGGCGACGGTGTCCCCGACGTCTTCGATCCCCGCCGCTACGCGGCCGGACCGCCGTACGCCGCCTACCGCGAGCTGCGCGATCACCACCCGGTCGCCCGCCAGGCCGAGCCCGAGGTGCTGGGCTGGCCGGCCGGGCCCGGCTTCTGGGCGGTCACCCGGCACGCGGACGTCGTACGGGTCCTGAAGGAGAGCGGCACCTTCTCCTCGGCGCTCGGCGCCACCCAGATCCGCGACCCCGCCCCGGCCGACCTGCCGTTCATCCGCCGCATGATGCTCAACCAGGACCCCGGTCCGGGCTCCCGGCGCCGTTCGGGCGGGGGAGGAGCCCCCCATGACCACGGCACGCTGCGCCGCCTGGTGAGCCGCGCTTTCACGCCGGGCCGCATCGAGCGTTTCGAGGCGCTGGTGCGCGAGCGGGCCCGCGCGCTGCTGAGCGGGGCCCGCGACGGCGCCGAGGACGGCGTGTTCGACCTGGTGGCCGACGTCACCGACGACTACGCGCTGCTCAACCTCACCGATCTGCTCGGGGTGCCGCCGGGCGACCGGGGGCTGCTCCTTGAGTGGACCGAGCGGGTCATCGCCTACCAGGACCCGGACGAGTCGCCCGTGCTCGGCCCGGACGGGCGACCGGTCAACCCGCGCTCGCCCGCGATGCTGGCGGAGATGTTCGCGTACGCTCAGCAGCTCGCGGCGTACAAGCGCGAGCGGCCCGGTGACGACGTCATGACCTCGCTCGCCCACTCGGAGCTCGCCGACGCCGAGCTGGAGATGTTCTTCTTCCTGCTGACGGTCGCGGGCAACGACACGGTGCGCAGCGCGGCGCCGGGAGGATTCCTCGCTCTCGCCGAACACCCTGATCAGCAAGCGGTATTGATGAATCGTCAGGTAGTGGTGGACACCGCCGTTGAGGAGCTACTGCGCTGGCATCCGCCCGTGCTGAGCTTCCGGCGCACCGCGGCGTGCGACACCGCCATCGCCGGACAGGCCGTCGCCGCCGGGGACAAGGTCGTCGTTTTCCACGCCTCGGCCAACCGCGACGAGCGGGTCTTCGCCGACCCTGACCGCCTGGACCTCGGCCGCGCGCCGAACCCGCACGTCTCCTTCGGTGACGGTCCGCACGTCTGCCTCGGCGCGCACTTCGCGCGGCTGCAACTGAGGGTGCTGCACGAGGAGGCGCTGCGCATCCTGCCCCGAACCGAACTGGCCGCACCGCCCCGCCGGCTCGTCTCCAACTTCATCAACGGCGTCAAGTCCCTGCCGCTGAGCATGAGTTAG
- a CDS encoding alpha/beta fold hydrolase, giving the protein MAGFTLPHTLHGDGPHRVVAVHGWLADRGAYAPVLPDLDPAAFTYAFVDLRGYGEARDAHGAFTTSEGAADLLALTDRLDWHRFSLIGHSMGGSVVQRVLAAAPNRVRRMVGISPVPASGMPMDEATRELFTAAAEDRAKRRAIIDFTTGGNRPDAWLDRMTRRSVERSDPKAFRAWLDSWAGEDFHEETEGSPIPALAVCGALDPAINARFLHDSWLRWYPAGQLVELPLAGHYAMDEAPLDLIRTVEDFLRADSV; this is encoded by the coding sequence ATGGCCGGATTCACCCTGCCCCACACCCTCCACGGCGACGGCCCGCACCGGGTCGTCGCCGTACACGGTTGGCTGGCCGACCGCGGCGCCTACGCGCCCGTGCTGCCCGACCTCGACCCGGCCGCCTTCACCTACGCCTTCGTCGACCTGCGCGGCTACGGCGAGGCCAGGGACGCCCACGGGGCGTTCACCACCAGCGAGGGCGCGGCCGACCTCCTCGCGCTCACCGACCGGCTCGACTGGCACCGCTTCTCGCTGATCGGGCACTCGATGGGCGGCTCCGTCGTCCAGCGCGTGCTGGCCGCCGCCCCCAACCGGGTGCGGCGCATGGTCGGCATATCGCCGGTCCCGGCGAGTGGCATGCCGATGGACGAGGCGACCCGCGAGCTGTTCACGGCCGCCGCCGAGGACCGCGCCAAACGGCGGGCCATCATCGACTTCACCACCGGCGGCAACCGGCCCGACGCCTGGCTCGACCGGATGACCCGGCGCTCCGTCGAGCGTAGCGACCCCAAAGCCTTCCGCGCCTGGCTCGACTCCTGGGCCGGCGAGGACTTCCACGAGGAGACCGAGGGCTCGCCGATACCCGCCCTCGCGGTGTGCGGAGCGCTCGATCCGGCGATCAACGCCCGCTTTCTGCACGACAGTTGGCTGCGCTGGTACCCGGCGGGGCAACTGGTCGAACTGCCCCTCGCCGGCCACTACGCCATGGACGAGGCCCCGCTCGACCTGATCCGCACCGTCGAGGACTTCCTGCGGGCGGACAGTGTCTGA
- a CDS encoding HAMP domain-containing sensor histidine kinase, whose protein sequence is MRFPARRNLRLGLRGRLIAAFLLVAAISALTTAALTYQSARSAILKQAQDQAVDQFREQIANQFFALPPSTTAMKTICQELAGAGKPRPWIVFAEYGSLRASSTSRPVSTVITDELRRQTHANAHGSFQRVVQDGTPYLTIGMPVMFDRSGGQQRSGLYLYAVMDLKTESITIQAMVSAAKNGALPALAVAVVPALLAARSVLRPVRDLRRAASSMGKGRLDTRIEVKGSDELADLAWTFNESAEELERSVEELQKAEARARRFASDVSHELRTPLAGMLAVTEVLDEDADGLDPDTARAVRLISAETGKLATLVEDLMEISRFDAKAAELNADEVDIAETIRKTLQHRHWQDRVATELPDGVRAMIDPRRFDIVVANLVGNALRHGADPVTVRLRPGSGDGPLVVEVADRGPGIDPAVLPHIFDRFFKADAARTRSAGSGLGLAITLENVRLHGGTVSAANGPDGGAVFRVELPTGLLTAAPVAAAR, encoded by the coding sequence GTGAGGTTCCCGGCGCGCCGCAACCTGCGCCTGGGACTGCGCGGCCGGCTGATCGCCGCCTTCCTTCTGGTGGCCGCGATCAGCGCGCTCACCACCGCCGCCCTCACCTACCAGTCGGCCCGCTCGGCCATCCTCAAGCAGGCCCAGGACCAGGCCGTCGACCAGTTCCGCGAGCAGATAGCCAACCAGTTCTTCGCGTTGCCACCCTCCACCACGGCGATGAAGACCATCTGCCAGGAACTGGCCGGGGCGGGCAAACCGCGCCCCTGGATCGTGTTCGCCGAGTACGGCAGCCTGCGCGCGTCCTCCACCTCCCGGCCCGTCTCCACCGTGATCACCGACGAGCTGCGCAGGCAGACCCACGCGAACGCGCACGGCTCGTTCCAGCGTGTCGTCCAGGACGGCACCCCGTACCTGACCATCGGCATGCCGGTGATGTTCGACCGCAGCGGCGGTCAGCAGCGCAGCGGGCTCTACCTGTACGCCGTGATGGACCTCAAGACGGAGAGCATCACCATCCAGGCCATGGTCTCGGCGGCCAAGAACGGCGCGCTGCCCGCCCTCGCCGTCGCCGTGGTGCCCGCGCTGCTCGCCGCGCGCAGCGTGCTGCGTCCGGTGCGTGATCTGCGCCGGGCCGCCAGCAGTATGGGCAAGGGCAGGCTCGACACCCGTATCGAGGTGAAGGGCTCCGACGAACTCGCCGATCTGGCCTGGACGTTCAACGAGTCCGCGGAGGAACTGGAGCGCTCGGTCGAGGAGCTTCAGAAGGCCGAGGCGCGGGCCAGGCGCTTCGCCTCCGACGTCTCGCACGAGCTGCGCACCCCGCTGGCGGGCATGCTCGCCGTGACCGAAGTGCTCGACGAGGACGCCGACGGGCTCGACCCCGACACAGCGCGCGCCGTCCGCCTCATCTCCGCCGAGACCGGCAAACTCGCCACGCTCGTCGAGGACTTGATGGAGATCTCCCGCTTCGACGCGAAGGCCGCCGAGCTCAACGCCGACGAGGTCGACATCGCCGAGACGATCCGCAAGACCCTCCAGCACCGGCACTGGCAGGACCGCGTCGCCACCGAACTCCCGGACGGAGTACGGGCGATGATCGATCCCCGGCGCTTCGACATCGTGGTGGCGAACCTCGTCGGCAACGCGCTGCGGCACGGCGCGGACCCGGTGACCGTACGGCTGCGTCCCGGCTCGGGCGACGGTCCGCTGGTGGTGGAGGTCGCCGACCGCGGGCCCGGCATCGACCCGGCCGTGCTGCCGCACATCTTCGACCGCTTCTTCAAGGCGGACGCGGCCCGTACCCGCTCGGCGGGCAGCGGCCTCGGCCTCGCGATCACCCTGGAGAACGTACGGCTGCACGGCGGCACGGTGAGCGCGGCGAACGGGCCGGACGGCGGCGCCGTCTTCAGGGTCGAGCTGCCCACCGGACTTCTTACGGCCGCACCCGTGGCGGCGGCGCGATGA
- a CDS encoding response regulator transcription factor, with product MPRVLLIEDDPSVREGVELGLRRRGHEVRAAESGEAGLASLKAFQPELVLLDLMLPGMNGVQVCRRIRETSQLPIIMLTARGDDFDVVVGLEAGADDYIVKPARTEVIEARIRAVLRRLADPGARPGPEFHGELALDRAGLTAARNGERLPLAPSELKLLLHLAASPEQVFSRQQLLESVWEHSYHGDARLVDACVRRLRQKLGDTDGPDGAPRYIQTVRGFGYRFGPL from the coding sequence ATGCCACGCGTGCTCCTCATAGAAGACGACCCCTCCGTGCGCGAAGGGGTCGAACTCGGGCTGCGCCGGCGCGGCCACGAGGTGCGGGCGGCCGAGAGCGGTGAGGCGGGGCTCGCCTCGCTCAAGGCCTTCCAGCCCGAACTGGTGCTGCTCGACCTGATGCTGCCCGGCATGAACGGCGTCCAGGTCTGCCGCCGTATACGCGAGACCAGCCAGCTGCCGATCATCATGCTCACCGCCCGCGGCGACGACTTCGACGTGGTGGTGGGCCTCGAAGCCGGCGCCGACGACTACATAGTCAAGCCCGCCCGCACCGAGGTCATCGAGGCGCGGATCCGGGCCGTGCTGCGCCGTCTCGCCGACCCCGGCGCCCGCCCCGGCCCGGAGTTCCACGGCGAACTCGCCCTGGACCGGGCCGGGCTCACCGCCGCCCGCAACGGCGAGCGGCTGCCGCTGGCCCCCTCCGAACTGAAACTCCTGCTCCACCTCGCCGCCTCGCCCGAGCAGGTCTTCAGCCGCCAGCAGCTCCTGGAATCGGTGTGGGAGCACAGCTACCACGGTGATGCCCGACTGGTCGACGCCTGCGTCCGGCGGCTGCGCCAGAAGCTCGGCGACACCGATGGCCCCGACGGCGCCCCCCGCTACATCCAGACCGTGCGCGGCTTCGGCTACCGCTTCGGGCCGCTGTGA